The nucleotide window AGCATCCCCTCTTCGATGGCGGCGTTGCGCAGCACCTGCACGTCCGCGTTCTGCATCACCAGCTTCTTCAGGCTCTGAGTCATGAACATGACCTCATAGAGACCCTGCCGGCCCTTGAGACCGGTCCCGCCACAGGCATCGCAGCCGTAGCCGCGGAAATAGGGGAGCTCCCCGAAGGTGGTATCGAGCGACAGCTTCTCGAGGAACGGCACGGCTTCCGGCGTCGCCTTGGCCTTGGCGTTGTCGATCGCCTCCTGCGTGAAACGCAGCTCCCGCAGCGTGCTCGTGGGCTTCACCTTGGCGCCCGCAAACTCCGCCTCACTCGGCTCGTACTTCACCTTGCACTTCGGGCAGATCCGGCGCACGAGGCGTTGCGCCAGAATGAGGTTGAGCGCCGACGCCACGTTGAACGGCTCGAGCCCCATGTCCAGCAAGCGCGTGATGGTCTCGGGCGCGGAGTTCGTGTGCAGCGTGCTCATGACCATGTGGCCGGTGAGCGCGGCCTTGATGGCAATACCGCCCGTCTCCAGGTCGCGGATCTCACCGACCATGATGACGTTCGGGTCCTGCCGCAGGAACGCCTTGAGCGCCGCCGCGAAGGTCATGCCGATTTCGCTGCGCACCAGCACCTGATTGATCCCATACAGATTGTACTCGACGGGATCTTCGGCGGTCATGATGTTCGTGTCGCCGGTATTGATCTTGGAGAGCGCCGAATAGAGCGTGGTGGTCTTCCCCGAGCCCGTCGGGCCGGTGACGAGCACCATGCCGTACGGGTTCGAGATCGCCTCCATGAGCTCCCGCTCGGCGCGCGGCTCGATGCCGAACTTCTCGAGCTCGAGCGTCAGATTGCCCTTGTCGAGGATTCGGAGCACGACCTTCTCGCCGAACAGCGTGGGCAGCGTGCTCACGCGGAAGTCGACCACCTTGCGGCCAACCTTCAGCTTGATGCGCCCGTCCTGCGGCACGCGACGCTCGGCGATGTTGAGCGACGCCATGATCTTGAAACGGGAAATGAGCGCCGCGCGCATCTTCATGGGCGGCTTCATCACCTCCTGCAGCGCACCGTCCACGCGG belongs to Gemmatimonadaceae bacterium and includes:
- the tadA gene encoding Flp pilus assembly complex ATPase component TadA encodes the protein MAAPASPLTGRATEKLGELLVREGLLTRENLTRALAEQAQSPGQRLGLTVVKMGLVSETDVVRMLARQYRMPAVDLSKFEVDTRLLKLIPAELASKHTVLPLKRDGRQLTVAIADPNAMAVVDDLKFITRYDIVPVLAGEYSMRAAIEKHYESNEIHMQSLLQDIAAEDDDVEVLENQEDSADASVLAAQVDDAPVVKLINAILVDAVNKGASDIHFECFEHELRVRYRVDGALQEVMKPPMKMRAALISRFKIMASLNIAERRVPQDGRIKLKVGRKVVDFRVSTLPTLFGEKVVLRILDKGNLTLELEKFGIEPRAERELMEAISNPYGMVLVTGPTGSGKTTTLYSALSKINTGDTNIMTAEDPVEYNLYGINQVLVRSEIGMTFAAALKAFLRQDPNVIMVGEIRDLETGGIAIKAALTGHMVMSTLHTNSAPETITRLLDMGLEPFNVASALNLILAQRLVRRICPKCKVKYEPSEAEFAGAKVKPTSTLRELRFTQEAIDNAKAKATPEAVPFLEKLSLDTTFGELPYFRGYGCDACGGTGLKGRQGLYEVMFMTQSLKKLVMQNADVQVLRNAAIEEGMLTLRMDGWLKVLKGVTTLDQVIRETSN